The following proteins are encoded in a genomic region of Mycobacterium kiyosense:
- a CDS encoding putative transcriptional regulator, TetR family protein has protein sequence MTHPPPHPRATEQDLTAKARIRNTALDMYAQYGADRVSLRAVAAEAGVTLGLVQHHFKTKAGLRDAVDQLVVDHFALAIAEVSAHDDPAELAAARDEAVRRMLIANPVVVSYIRRSVLESSADRMHLLDVLVDLTRSEVVGLREAGLASTRRREATQVVAVLVRQLGELLLQPLVDATWERVARRGDGPTPQLSVTLRET, from the coding sequence ATGACCCACCCACCGCCCCACCCGCGGGCGACCGAACAGGACCTGACCGCCAAGGCACGCATCCGTAACACCGCCCTGGACATGTACGCCCAGTACGGCGCGGACCGGGTCTCCTTACGCGCAGTCGCTGCCGAGGCCGGCGTCACGCTCGGGCTCGTCCAGCATCACTTCAAGACCAAAGCGGGCCTGCGCGATGCGGTCGACCAGCTCGTGGTGGACCATTTCGCGCTGGCCATCGCCGAAGTCTCCGCGCACGACGACCCTGCGGAGTTGGCGGCCGCGCGTGACGAAGCGGTGCGACGCATGCTGATCGCCAATCCGGTTGTGGTGAGCTACATCCGGCGTTCGGTGCTCGAATCTTCTGCTGACCGTATGCATCTGCTGGATGTGCTGGTCGACCTCACCCGCAGCGAGGTCGTGGGCTTGCGGGAAGCGGGTCTGGCATCCACCCGGCGCCGGGAGGCGACGCAGGTCGTCGCCGTGTTGGTGCGGCAACTGGGCGAGTTGCTGCTGCAGCCGCTGGTCGATGCCACATGGGAGCGGGTCGCGCGTCGCGGCGACGGTCCAACGCCGCAGTTGTCGGTGACCCTCCGGGAAACCTGA
- a CDS encoding SAM-dependent methyltransferase (frameshifted, insertion at around 3128053), with protein sequence MPPHMNLLPTAGQALDLACGRGQDSVWLARRGLYVWGLDISAVAIGLARELAQHNNVGDRCRFDVVDLDDGLPPGEPVQLILCHRFRDSRLDRALIDRLAPGGVLAIATLSEVDAAPGPFRARPGELTAAFAELDLLAAGEGDGTAWLVARR encoded by the coding sequence TTGCCCCCCCATATGAACCTGCTGCCGACCGCCGGGCAGGCGCTGGACCTGGCTTGCGGCCGCGGCCAGGACTCGGTGTGGCTGGCCCGCCGGGGGCTGTACGTCTGGGGACTGGATATCTCCGCGGTCGCCATCGGCCTGGCGCGAGAGCTGGCTCAGCACAACAACGTTGGCGACCGCTGCCGATTCGACGTCGTCGACCTCGACGACGGTCTGCCACCCGGCGAACCCGTCCAGCTGATCCTGTGCCACAGGTTTCGCGATAGCCGCCTGGACCGGGCGCTGATCGATCGACTGGCGCCGGGAGGTGTGCTGGCGATCGCCACCCTCAGCGAGGTGGACGCCGCGCCGGGGCCATTCCGGGCCAGGCCGGGTGAACTGACCGCCGCATTCGCCGAACTGGACCTGCTGGCGGCCGGCGAGGGCGACGGAACAGCGTGGTTGGTGGCACGTCGCTGA
- a CDS encoding oxidoreductase yields the protein MREGSDVADDRVLVTGAFGLVGSAVVAQLAGEGRSVVATDLDAPAHRKRARELTAHPSVQVSWADLTSPSDVKALLETAAPTVVIHLAAIIPPFCYARRQLAYAVNVAATATLVRAAEQMPTPPRFVQASSIAVYGARNPHRGDSLLTASTPLHPTDLYGQHKALAEQCVTSSDLDWVVLRLGGVLTAQPRFEIDRDLVFFEAVLPCDGRIHTVDVRDVAHAFSAATRTDRVREVFLIGGDRTHRITQARIGVEYAAAMGLPGAIPPGRPGDPDDDLSWYATDWIDTEPAQKVLAFQHHSLPQLLAETRAKVGWLRFPLRLAAPLVRWYLRRKSPYRGFPGATADPMRAIARRFGDPAPSESADSVSLRP from the coding sequence TTGCGGGAGGGATCGGACGTGGCCGACGATCGTGTGCTGGTGACCGGAGCGTTCGGACTCGTCGGGTCCGCGGTGGTGGCCCAGTTGGCCGGCGAAGGCCGCAGCGTCGTTGCCACCGACCTCGACGCGCCCGCGCACCGCAAACGCGCGCGGGAACTCACTGCGCATCCGTCGGTGCAGGTCAGCTGGGCCGACCTCACTTCACCGTCGGACGTTAAGGCACTGCTCGAGACGGCCGCCCCCACCGTCGTCATCCATCTGGCCGCGATCATCCCGCCGTTCTGTTACGCGCGTCGGCAGCTCGCATACGCCGTCAACGTGGCGGCCACCGCGACCTTGGTCAGGGCCGCCGAACAGATGCCGACGCCGCCCCGATTCGTGCAGGCATCCAGCATCGCGGTCTACGGTGCGCGCAATCCCCACCGCGGCGACTCGTTGTTAACCGCGTCGACCCCGCTGCATCCCACCGACCTCTATGGCCAACACAAGGCTTTGGCTGAGCAGTGCGTGACCTCGTCGGACCTGGACTGGGTGGTGTTGCGCCTCGGCGGGGTGCTCACCGCGCAGCCGCGCTTCGAGATCGACCGCGACCTGGTGTTCTTCGAGGCGGTATTGCCTTGCGACGGAAGGATTCACACCGTCGACGTGCGCGACGTCGCGCACGCGTTCAGCGCTGCGACCCGTACCGACCGGGTCCGCGAGGTCTTCCTGATCGGCGGCGACCGCACCCACCGGATCACCCAGGCCAGAATCGGTGTGGAATACGCCGCGGCCATGGGTCTGCCCGGCGCCATCCCGCCCGGGCGGCCCGGTGATCCCGACGACGACCTGTCCTGGTACGCCACCGACTGGATCGACACCGAACCTGCTCAGAAAGTTCTTGCATTCCAACATCATTCGTTACCGCAGCTGCTGGCCGAGACGCGTGCCAAGGTGGGCTGGCTGCGGTTCCCGTTGCGGCTCGCCGCTCCGCTGGTGCGCTGGTACCTGCGGCGGAAGTCCCCCTACCGCGGATTCCCCGGCGCCACAGCAGATCCCATGCGCGCAATCGCGCGGCGCTTCGGCGATCCGGCACCCTCGGAGTCAGCGGATTCCGTGTCGCTGCGCCCTTAG
- a CDS encoding TetR family transcriptional regulator, with protein MWLTVVLSYTGRVSRDAALPTTGHVGAAGQGAAARRSDRRPGQTIRKVLDAGLEELRESSYADLTMRAVAQRAGVSPASAYTYFSSKSALVAAVYLRLLRELPLHTDVNDTTKTRVSATMRDMALVVADEPELTAGCGAALMADDPAVAPLRQQIAEEVSRRIGAALGPGWPRSVKSTLQMTFAGALMTARFLTYQEVAGQLDEAVNLILGASVA; from the coding sequence TTGTGGCTGACAGTCGTCCTTTCCTACACTGGACGGGTGTCTAGAGACGCGGCGCTGCCGACGACCGGTCATGTCGGCGCCGCGGGCCAAGGAGCGGCAGCTCGCCGGTCGGATCGGCGGCCGGGGCAGACGATTCGCAAAGTCCTCGACGCCGGCCTGGAGGAATTGCGGGAATCCTCGTATGCCGACCTGACGATGCGCGCGGTGGCGCAGCGCGCGGGTGTGTCACCGGCCAGCGCCTATACCTACTTTTCGTCGAAAAGCGCTCTGGTTGCGGCGGTCTACCTGCGGTTGTTGCGTGAGCTGCCGCTGCACACCGACGTCAACGACACCACCAAGACGCGGGTGAGCGCGACCATGCGGGACATGGCGCTGGTGGTTGCCGACGAGCCCGAACTCACCGCCGGCTGCGGAGCGGCCCTGATGGCCGACGACCCCGCCGTTGCGCCGTTGCGTCAACAGATCGCCGAGGAGGTATCGCGGCGGATCGGTGCCGCGCTGGGGCCCGGTTGGCCGCGTTCGGTGAAGTCCACGCTGCAGATGACTTTCGCGGGCGCGCTGATGACCGCCCGCTTCCTCACCTACCAGGAGGTCGCCGGTCAACTCGACGAAGCGGTCAATCTCATCCTGGGCGCATCGGTCGCCTGA
- a CDS encoding hypothetical protein (frameshifted, insertion at around 3130830, deletion at around 3130352,3130160): MTKISGWLTPQCRATVEPVLAKLAAPGMANPDDDHPILDGRAAQDAVDRDTRTAEQRTHDALMGALRVLLQSGTLGQHHGLPTTLIVTTTLAELEAGAGRALTAGGTLLPMTDVIGLAARAHHYLAVFDHDKTLALYHGKRLATPEQRLVLLGKTAAAPNRAAPCPATGPRSTTSKAGSPHNAPTSTNSPWPADPTTAWSNCATTSPAATPTASPNGSPRTPRPRPTPHQLHAPPRTTTATRPQTRGRPLAARGVTPQATDAPRMRLTASSS, encoded by the coding sequence ATGACCAAGATCAGCGGCTGGCTGACCCCCCAATGCCGCGCCACCGTCGAACCGGTGCTGGCCAAACTCGCCGCCCCCGGCATGGCCAACCCCGACGACGACCACCCCATCCTCGACGGGCGCGCCGCCCAAGACGCCGTGGACCGCGACACCCGCACCGCCGAGCAGCGCACCCACGACGCCCTGATGGGCGCCCTGCGCGTCCTGCTGCAGTCCGGCACACTCGGCCAACACCACGGCCTGCCCACCACCCTCATCGTGACCACCACCCTGGCCGAACTCGAAGCCGGCGCCGGCCGCGCCCTGACCGCCGGTGGCACCCTGCTGCCCATGACCGACGTGATCGGCCTGGCCGCCCGCGCGCACCACTACCTGGCCGTCTTCGACCACGACAAAACCCTGGCCCTCTACCACGGCAAACGCCTGGCCACCCCCGAACAACGCCTGGTCCTGCTGGGCAAGACCGCGGCTGCACCAAACCGGGCTGCACCGTGCCCGGCTACTGGACCCAGGTCCACCACCTCGAAGGCTGGTTCGCCACACAACGCACCCACATCGACGAACTCACCCTGGCCTGCGGACCCGACAACCGCTTGGTCGAACTGCGCAACTACATCACCCGCCGCAACGCCCACGGCCTCACCGAATGGATCCCCCCGAACACCTCGACCACGGCCAACCCCGCACCAACTGCATGCACCACCCCGAACGACCACTGCAACCCGACCCCAAACCCGAGGACGACCCCTAGCGGCCCGGGGTGTGACGCCTCAGGCGACCGATGCGCCCAGGATGAGATTGACCGCTTCGTCGAGTTGA
- a CDS encoding hypothetical protein (frameshifted, insertion at around 3134221), producing MLSALIATHFKGEDAAAQEKLSREELLDICFLFLIAGLDTVTDSLDCFFVYLARHPEHRHQLVEQPDILPHAVEELLRWETPVPGVVRIAMQDVEVGGCPISKGERVSPLLGAANTDPAEFPDPELVDFARSPNRHRAFGGGPHRCLGSHLARMELRVALREFHRRIPDYEIPPGTELKNTAALRSVEALPLTFAPTQR from the coding sequence GTGCTGTCCGCGCTGATCGCGACGCACTTCAAGGGCGAGGACGCAGCGGCCCAGGAGAAGCTGTCCCGCGAGGAGTTGCTCGACATCTGCTTTCTGTTCCTGATCGCCGGGCTGGACACGGTCACCGATTCGCTGGACTGCTTTTTCGTCTATCTGGCGCGCCACCCGGAGCACCGCCACCAGCTCGTCGAGCAGCCGGACATCCTGCCGCATGCGGTCGAGGAGTTGTTGCGTTGGGAGACACCGGTTCCCGGGGTGGTGCGGATAGCGATGCAGGACGTCGAGGTCGGGGGCTGTCCGATCAGCAAGGGCGAGCGGGTCAGCCCCTTGCTGGGCGCCGCCAACACCGACCCGGCCGAATTCCCCGACCCCGAACTGGTGGACTTCGCTCGCAGCCCGAACCGTCACCGGGCGTTCGGCGGCGGCCCGCACCGCTGCCTCGGATCCCACCTGGCCCGGATGGAGCTGCGGGTGGCACTACGCGAATTCCACCGGCGCATACCGGATTACGAGATTCCACCCGGCACCGAACTGAAGAACACTGCCGCGCTGCGCTCGGTGGAGGCGCTGCCGCTGACCTTCGCCCCGACGCAGCGATGA
- a CDS encoding ferredoxin, with amino-acid sequence MKHVTVDPDRCVGHGRCYSLAPDVYDCDDLGHSVVLVAQVSGELEQHALTGARDCPEDAITVT; translated from the coding sequence ATGAAGCACGTCACCGTCGACCCCGACCGGTGTGTGGGCCACGGCCGCTGCTACTCACTGGCGCCCGACGTTTACGACTGCGACGACCTCGGCCACTCCGTCGTGCTCGTCGCCCAAGTGTCCGGCGAACTCGAGCAACACGCGCTCACAGGAGCCCGGGATTGTCCGGAGGACGCGATCACCGTGACGTAA